A window of Rhododendron vialii isolate Sample 1 chromosome 13a, ASM3025357v1 contains these coding sequences:
- the LOC131315376 gene encoding two-component response regulator ARR17-like isoform X1 codes for MACSSPPTSIKGAVVDNEERPHVLAVDDSLVDRKLIERLLTNSACKVTTAENGQRAMELLGLGDGQHTINNRESINLIITDYWMPDMTGYELLKKIKESSDLKEIPVVIVSSENVPTRIKKCLEEGAQEFMLKPLQQSDVKKLRFHMMKLSKPTKSMPLPKSAHKF; via the exons TTGATAATGAGGAGAGGCCACATGTTTTAGCTGTTGATGACAGTTTAGTGGATAGAAAACTCATTGAAAGGCTACTCACAAACTCTGCCTGTAAAG TGACCACCGCAGAGAACGGGCAAAGAGCAATGGAATTATTGGGCCTAGGAGACGGACAACATACCATCAATAACAGG GAGTCTATAAATCTGATCATTACTGATTACTGGATGCCAGACATGACCGGGTATGAATTGCTTAAAAAAATCAAG GAGTCGTCGGACTTGAAAGAGATACCGGTAGTGATAGTGTCGTCTGAGAATGTTCCAACTCGAATCAAGAA ATGCTTAGAGGAAGGAGCTCAAGAGTTCATGTTGAAGCCTCTCCAACAATCAGACGTGAAGAAGTTGAGATTTCACATGATGAAACTAAGCAAACCAACAAAGAGCATGCCCTTACCCAAATCTGCACACAAATTCTAG